From a region of the Propionispora vibrioides genome:
- a CDS encoding PTS sugar transporter subunit IIB, with protein MIKIALFCNAGMSTSMLVAKMRKAAEESGQDISIDAYPEAQLSRHLDGLDVILLGPQIKFALAKIKALCEPKGIPVDVINTADYGMMNGKKVLNQALRLLGK; from the coding sequence ATGATTAAGATTGCCTTATTTTGTAATGCCGGGATGTCTACCAGTATGCTTGTTGCCAAAATGAGAAAGGCGGCGGAGGAAAGCGGGCAGGACATATCAATAGACGCCTATCCGGAGGCGCAGCTATCCAGGCATTTGGATGGCTTGGATGTTATTCTGCTTGGACCGCAGATTAAATTTGCCCTGGCTAAAATCAAGGCTTTGTGTGAACCCAAAGGAATTCCGGTGGATGTGATCAATACGGCCGACTATGGCATGATGAATGGAAAAAAAGTTCTTAATCAGGCTCTAAGACTGCTGGGCAAGTAA
- a CDS encoding PTS lactose/cellobiose transporter subunit IIA: protein MDIEEIVMSIIINSGEARAFAYEALRKVRSGDYQEAEINALLDKANDAIGQAHETQTALLHKEASGESILISILFVHAQDHLMTSISEKNLIIEMIEMTKMIHTLAGKLTKGGNDHD, encoded by the coding sequence ATGGATATAGAAGAGATTGTTATGAGTATTATTATTAATTCCGGTGAAGCACGGGCATTTGCCTACGAAGCTCTGCGCAAAGTGAGGAGCGGTGATTACCAGGAAGCTGAGATCAACGCCCTGTTGGATAAAGCGAACGATGCCATTGGCCAAGCCCATGAAACGCAAACTGCCTTATTGCACAAAGAGGCCAGCGGTGAAAGTATTCTGATTTCCATTCTATTCGTTCATGCGCAAGACCATCTGATGACCTCCATATCGGAAAAAAATCTGATTATCGAAATGATTGAAATGACCAAAATGATTCATACGTTGGCAGGTAAGCTGACTAAAGGAGGAAATGACCATGATTAA